A single Branchiostoma floridae strain S238N-H82 chromosome 11, Bfl_VNyyK, whole genome shotgun sequence DNA region contains:
- the LOC118426214 gene encoding metabotropic glutamate receptor 7-like, with translation MFSTNLCLESMVGPSLSQSAVSASEVLTPVQVPVISPTATSIELDDKEKFPYFMRTASSDKSQAQAMVELLVVLGWTYVSTVASADSYGRMGIAEFTRAAKDASICVAVSVEVSNTARGAAYFGPILNQLLTKAEDGAVGVVAFLHDFNFQRIMEVAVAEGDRAKVLTWIVSEGVGPDQTVVQGYGSHARGMVTVRPSFSVIQEFQQHMETQHAVNRRGINPWFPEYYMELLQCRINHRSIDYTARKYVRFAALPECDSLIMSSGFNQTFVASKTIDAVYAFAYAMRAAQADLCGPNPSGLCDEMRRMTQEEFFRYLQDVYFTGLGGNTVRFDETGNVEAAYDLFNYVDTDNDGEGDTFNRGRL, from the exons ATGttctccaccaacctctgcttggaga GTATGGTGGGCCCGAGCCTGAGCCAGTCAGCCGTCTCGGCGTCCGAGGTCCTCACCCCCGTACAGGTTCCCGTTATCAGTCCGACTGCCACCAGTATAGAACTGGACGATAAGGAGAAATTCCCTTACTTCATGAGGACAGCATCCTCGGACAAGAGCCAAGCACAG GCTATGGTGGAACTGTTGGTAGTTCTCGGCTGGACGTATGTGTCAACGGTGGCGTCAGCGGACAGCTATGGGCGGATGGGCATCGCAGAGTTCACTCGTGCGGCAAAG GATGCCAGCATCTGTGTGGCGGTGTCCGTAGAAGTGTCCAACACGGCCCGCGGGGCGGCGTACTTCGGCCCGATCCTCAACCAGCTCCTCACCAAGGCCGAGGACGGGGCGGTCGGCGTGGTGGCCTTCCTACACGACTTCAACTTCCAGCGGATCATGGAGGTGGCCGTGGCGGAGGGAGACCGTGCTAAG GTACTGACATGGATTGTGTCTGAAGGCGTGGGTCCGGACCAGACCGTGGTGCAGGGGTACGGATCTCACGCCCGTGGTATGGTCACAGTCCGGCCGTCCTTCTCTGTCATACAGGAGTTTCAACAACACATGGAGACTCAACACGCTGTCAATCGCCG AGGAATCAACCCCTGGTTCCCAGAGTACTACATGGAACTGCTTCAGTGTAGGATTAACCACAGGTCCATCGACTACACAGCCAGAAAATATGTCAG GTTTGCCGCCCTGCCAGAATGCGACTCTCTGATCATGTCGAGCGGCTTCAACCAGACGTTCGTGGCCAGTAAGACCATCGACGCCGTCTACGCCTTCGCGTACGCGATGAGGGCGGCACAGGCGGATCTCTGCGGGCCCAACCCGTCTGGGCTGTGCGATGAGATGCGCAGGATGACACAG GAGGAGTTTTTCCGGTACCTGCAGGACGTGTATTTCACGGGACTTGGCGGAAACACTGTCCGGTTTGACGAGACCGGAAATGTGGAGGCGGCGTACGATCTCTTCAACTATGTGGACACGGACAACGATGGGGAAGGCGACACTTTCAACAGA